TCCCGAGTTTCGACCATTGTTCGAACCCGCTCCATTCGAGTCAGGCGACAACGGAGCGCCATTCATAGAAGAATCACTCGTTTCTTTCCCAATATCAGGGTTGCCCTTAGTGTTAATCATTACATTACTCCTGAAATTTGGGATCTTCCCAGAAAGCTGATTGTTTGAAACATCCAGCTCAGTTAGAAAAGGAAGGCTTGTAAGCTCCTCAGGAACAGAGCCTGTGAGGTTATTATCAGCAAGAACCAATCTTTCCAGCCCTTTAAGAGTAGCAAACTCTGAAGAAATCACACCAGAAAGCCccattttttgaaagtttataatGGTTATGCTCTGATTCCTGCAAGAAATTCCAATCCATTCATTACAAGGATCATTACCCTTCCAATTCTCTGCAAATCTTTGAGGAAAACCCATGAATTTCACAATGGAAAGCAATGAATTTACTCGTGAATCACATTCCCCAGGTTTTGACAAACAAAAACTGTTGGAATCATTAGCTAAATCCACGACGACCCCTGTTTTGAACAGAGGAACTGGACCCTGTAGCAGATTATTAGTCAAATTCACCACTTTCAACGACTCAGAATTCATCAAAGAACTTGGAACAAGACCTGTAAACTTGTTATCTCTTAAACTCAAAACCTGCAAATCCTTCAACCTTGAAAAATCCGGTAAACGACCCGAAAACGAGTTCGAATGCAACCAAATTTCACTCAAAGAAGTCATGTTCTGCAAAACATCAATACTCCCACTAAGCTTATTGACACTTTTTTGGCCATTAACCCATAGAGACACCAATTGAGACCCAGAGCAGCTAGAAGGAAGACCCCCTTCAAGATTATTAAAAGCAAGGTGTAAATTAGTCAGCCCTGGAATGTCATCGCCGCAGAGAAACGCCGGAATTTGGCCGGAAACATTGGCGGAGTTGGCTGAGAAGTTTTGTAGAGTGGAAGCATTACGAAGACTCGCCGGAATCTCCCAGGCTGAAAAGGGATTGTCGTCGATTTCAACAGCTTGAAGCGAGCTCATTCCGGCGAAGAAATCCGCCGGAATGGAAGTGAACTGATTCCCACTAAGCAAAAGCACTTGCAAAGAGGTTAATCCGCTCAAGCTCGGCAAAGGGCCAGAGATGTTGTTCCATTGAAGCTCTAATCGCTCTAAAGCAGAGAGATTTTGTAGATTTGAAGGGAGCGTACCCTGAAGATTTTGGCGGCCGATTTGTATCCGAGTGACCCGATTGTCGTCGGAACAGAGGACAAAGCTCCACTTGCAGGGATTGGGGTCCGACCAGCCAAGAGATTCCGGCGGGTTTAGACCCTTTTTCAGTGCCAGCATTACAGAGACATCAGAGCTGAGTTCTTGGGGTTTTGCAGAGAGGAAGATTGAAGCGAAGGTTAAGAGATGAACGAGGAGAAAATGGTTGAATCCCAACTGGGTTTTCTTCTCCATGGAAAGAAACAGCAGCAGAACGAAGGACAAGATTTCTCAAGAGAGAGCAAAAATCATTGcataaaaacagaaaaacatagttttttttggtaagaactcgattcaaagttaaaaatcttgaagaacAGATTGGAAAGTAAGGATTTTTTATCCGACCCAATAGAAAGAACACATCAAATAATGTGTTTATGGGATTAGAATGAGGGGAAGCGGAAGCACATGTGGAGGATGGGGCCACAAGCGTAAGAAGAACAATAGGGTGTGTGTCAGAAAGAACGAAAGAACAGCACACAACATGTTGGAATCCAAGTTGGTCTGATTCTTGCTCTGTTTCCTTTACAACCAAAGCTTTTCTTGAATCTTTACAGCTTAATTTTctgagtttttttctttaaattttgtttattttctcttccattgaattgtttatgaaCATCAAATCAAAGTAACTTAAACTATTTCTATGTCTGTTTGTGCttcctttttgttgttttggttttttgtttttagcttTCCAGCTTCTCTTGATTGGGTATCTATCTGTCTTggtctcttctctttcactgctcaaaaggttttttttttttcgggtttATCAACTTTCCCTTGTCGAAGGGGTAAGATCTTTTataaacgttttaaaaatatttttagagtAGAAAAATCGTTAAAATATTGAACGAAGAGTTAATGCGTCGGAATGttattgttttaaacttaatctAGATAATCATCTTAGTTACGTCCATGTCGTTTCACGTCATctgttaataaattttgtgagatcccacatcagttagagagaaaaactaagtattttttataagggtgtggaaaccttgaGACTGATACGTAACCGGTTAgggaggacaatatttgctagtgatgggcttaggctgttacaaattgttATCAAAGCTAGATATCGGGcgatatgccagcgaggacgctgggcctcccGAAGacgggtggattgtgagatttcaagACCTACTCCTACTTGagtaaatgcattttaaaaaggGGATAATTTTGAAACGTTTATGAAATATCCAAGGTAATATTACAAATGTtgaaaaaatacataaatttaaaataatattaaagtcGACGAGACATTTGATTAACGAAATATACTTTATACATTTGTTCTTAGTGGGGGAATATGTCTCGTATTCTTATGCTCTAGCCTGGAGAgcatttattataaacaaatcaCTCGTTCTTGTCACTTAAAAGCTATATCTTCATATAACACttcgatattttattttaattttatgattctCGAGTTTCTTAAAATGAGTCGTTACATCAGTGTTATGATTATAAAGGGCGATAATTTAGCCATATTTGCGACGCTTTTTAGATTGTCAAGTCTATGTAACAGTTAGCCAAGTTGTTCGGCTACTCTTCTGCGACAATAAAGCTTGTCTTCTTATTCAcgattaaaatttatttgacgTTCGGCCGTTTAATAGAAttatcaacaactcttgtCAACGTTTTTAGTGGCTTTAGTTGGAGCCAACTCAACTTATTGTCTTTTTGTGTGATTCTCTCCCGAAAGAAACGAGTATAAAGTTGTTGATACGAATACCTTATTGTTTTTTGGAACCATTGGGAACCTTAGAGTGTGTTCCAACTTCTCAAGTTTGTCTTGTCGGACCCGCTAAACATTCACAAATCCTAAAATCTTACAATAATC
This genomic window from Cucurbita pepo subsp. pepo cultivar mu-cu-16 chromosome LG01, ASM280686v2, whole genome shotgun sequence contains:
- the LOC111795002 gene encoding receptor protein kinase TMK1-like, whose amino-acid sequence is MEKKTQLGFNHFLLVHLLTFASIFLSAKPQELSSDVSVMLALKKGLNPPESLGWSDPNPCKWSFVLCSDDNRVTRIQIGRQNLQGTLPSNLQNLSALERLELQWNNISGPLPSLSGLTSLQVLLLSGNQFTSIPADFFAGMSSLQAVEIDDNPFSAWEIPASLRNASTLQNFSANSANVSGQIPAFLCGDDIPGLTNLHLAFNNLEGGLPSSCSGSQLVSLWVNGQKSVNKLSGSIDVLQNMTSLSEIWLHSNSFSGRLPDFSRLKDLQVLSLRDNKFTGLVPSSLMNSESLKVVNLTNNLLQGPVPLFKTGVVVDLANDSNSFCLSKPGECDSRVNSLLSIVKFMGFPQRFAENWKGNDPCNEWIGISCRNQSITIINFQKMGLSGVISSEFATLKGLERLVLADNNLTGSVPEELTSLPFLTELDVSNNQLSGKIPNFRSNVMINTKGNPDIGKETSDSSMNGAPLSPDSNGAGSNNGRNSGDGEKKHNSMVGVIVVSVVGGLFVVFLIGLVVLCVYKRKQKRFSQVQSPNALVVHPRYSGSDNESVKITVAGSSVSVGAISETRYGDSSEVGDIQMVESGNMVISIQVLKNVTNNFSEENVLGRGGFGTVYKGELHDGTKIAVKRMESGVIKSKGLTEFKSEIAVLTKVRHRHLVALLGYCLDGNEKLLVYEFMPQGTLSRHLFNWIEEGLRPLEWTKRLTIALDVARGVEYLHGLAHQSFIHRDLKPSNILLGDDMRAKVADFGLVRLAPEGKGSIETRIAGTFGYLAPEYAVTGRVTTKVDVFSFGVILMELITGRRALDESQPEESMHLVTWFRRMQINKESFHKAIDSTIDRTEETFASISTVAELAGHCSAREPQQRPDMGHAVNVLSSLVEFWKPTDQNVEDIYGIDLEMSLPQALKKWQAYEGRSQMESSSSSLLPSFDNTQTSIPTRPYGFAESFTSADGR